The genomic stretch CCATGCCTTGTTCCATCGAGGATGCGATCGACTCCCAGGAGCCACAGCGAAATGCTGAGCACGAACACGACCGCAAGGTTGGTGACTAACAACAGCAATTACGCGTTTCATATCCAGGCTCCCGTACGACGTAATGCGCACACAGTAACCGACACCGCTTGGATCTCTTGAGGCTGATCCGGCATCTTGTCTTCCACGCCCAGTGCTGCACTACCAAATGCAGGCGTTTCAACCGCACCGGGCACCGCCACATTGCGACTCACTGCCGTAGGCACCGATCTGGCGGCAACACTCACGCCATAGGCCGAGTGATCCGTGAATATCAGACCTGCGCTCACGTTTCTTCTCCGGGTAGCAAGTAAACTTTGAAGTTCCGACACGGAGCACGGCTCCAATCGTCGAGCTTTGTAGCGATAGGCAGTATCGTCCTCGAAGGGGCCAAGAGGTATCCGGTGAAAGTTGGACCTGAGAACAGGCCTAAAGCGGGAGCGCAATCCCACCCTTGCGGTAGGGCAATACCTACCACTTTAGAGAGAGCACGAACGCTTTGTTGCGGAAGCTTGAGCGGCGCCTAGAGCTCGATCAACCCACGTCGTGCGGCCACAGCTAAGGCCTCCGTCCGGCTAGTGGCATCGAGTTTATCCAGGATGTTCTTGACGTGCGTCTTGACGGTACCCTCGCTGATATCCGAGGCCCGGGCGATGAGCTTATTGCTCAGTCCTCGGGCCACTAACGTCAGGATTTCAAGCTCCCTCGGGGTGAGCTCTTGCTCGATCAGGCGGCTGGCTAATTTGGCGGCGACTTCGGGCGAGACGACGGTCTTGCCTGCATATACGGCTCGAATGCAGTTTAACAGATCCTCGCGGTGGGTGTCCTTGAGGAGATAGGCCTTGGCGCCCGCTCGCATTCCGCGGTATACATCCTCATCGCTATCATAGGTAGTCAGTATGATAATCAGGGCCTTTTCGTCTTCTCTACGGATCGCTTCGATGGCCTCTACGCCGGACATCTCGGGCATGCGCAGATCCATCAAGGTAATATCCGGACGGAGCTCCCGCCATTGCTCGAAGGCCTCTCGCCCATCGCCGGCCTCTCCGATCACGGCCATATCACTCTGTCGGTTCAGGATCGCGACCAGACCCTCCCGCACGACAAGGTGATCGTCGGCTATCAAAATCCGAACCTTGCGCAATGCGGATCCCGGCTGGGGCACGCCCGGTGAGTCGGAGGATGAACTATTCATAGTGCATCATCGCGCGCCGATCCCAGCGCGACCCTAATCTCGGAGCCTTTGCCGGGCGAGCTCGCTATAGTCAAATCGCCACCGATTCGTCGGGCCCTTTCTCTCATACCGATCAACCCGAACCCATCGTGAGGGAGTGTGGGGTCGAATCCCTTGCCATCATCGAGGATCTGTAGCTGTGTGCTGTGCGGTTCGAATAAGATCTTGACCTCGAATCTGCGCGCGTTGGCATGTTTGATCGTATTGGTCAGGGACTCCTGTACGATGCGGATGATCTCATCTTCGCACTCCTCCGCAAGCGGTCTCGGTTGGCCTGCCACGCTGACCTTGGGCTCTATGCGAGTATCGCGAGCTATTTTCCGGACCATGGCATCTAGCGCTGCGGGCAAAGCCTGCGCTTCGAGAACCT from Pseudomonadota bacterium encodes the following:
- a CDS encoding response regulator transcription factor; translated protein: MNSSSSDSPGVPQPGSALRKVRILIADDHLVVREGLVAILNRQSDMAVIGEAGDGREAFEQWRELRPDITLMDLRMPEMSGVEAIEAIRREDEKALIIILTTYDSDEDVYRGMRAGAKAYLLKDTHREDLLNCIRAVYAGKTVVSPEVAAKLASRLIEQELTPRELEILTLVARGLSNKLIARASDISEGTVKTHVKNILDKLDATSRTEALAVAARRGLIEL